One genomic window of Psychrobacter cibarius includes the following:
- a CDS encoding uroporphyrinogen-III synthase, translating to MSSTLNHAQLIANSQLNNESSLTQVVINTRPVERAAALTDHLQAAGLTVVEIPMLTLQSRPTTEQDMTLMRQWLAGDYKALVIVSPTAAASGLAVWQALEDERQAQNHDNDDDNNNERKDIAINALQAPSYLIAVGEATASVLNNAKIEASNYQVLQPHIANNEGMLAMPEIERLQAGDKLLVWRGLGGRRLLVDTLLARGVHIDSIAWYERIMPVDAMTQYEQWLQGFLARNGMQDTSASQPKPIVVVSSGTAFEYWESIVRAVAEKALNQETARETPAILPYKLSDFAYVVLGERLANMVADQQLSYWRVEDLAPETILAAIHAKAC from the coding sequence ATGTCATCAACATTAAATCACGCCCAGCTTATTGCTAACAGTCAATTAAATAATGAGTCATCACTCACGCAAGTAGTCATCAATACTCGCCCAGTGGAGCGTGCCGCTGCATTGACGGATCATCTACAAGCAGCAGGGCTGACGGTGGTAGAGATACCGATGTTGACGTTACAATCGCGCCCAACGACTGAGCAAGACATGACGCTGATGCGCCAGTGGCTAGCAGGCGATTATAAGGCGCTTGTGATTGTTAGCCCAACGGCGGCTGCTTCAGGACTGGCTGTTTGGCAAGCGCTTGAAGATGAGCGTCAAGCTCAAAACCATGACAATGACGATGATAATAATAATGAGCGAAAAGATATAGCAATTAATGCTCTGCAAGCTCCGAGCTACTTGATTGCCGTGGGTGAAGCGACTGCGTCGGTATTAAATAATGCCAAAATAGAGGCATCGAATTATCAAGTGCTTCAGCCTCATATTGCCAATAACGAAGGTATGCTAGCGATGCCTGAAATTGAACGTTTGCAAGCAGGTGACAAGTTGCTCGTGTGGCGCGGATTGGGTGGTAGACGATTATTGGTCGATACGTTGCTGGCACGCGGTGTGCATATCGATAGCATTGCTTGGTATGAGCGCATAATGCCAGTCGATGCAATGACTCAATACGAGCAGTGGCTACAAGGGTTTTTAGCTCGCAATGGTATGCAAGATACATCAGCTAGTCAGCCAAAGCCAATCGTTGTGGTCAGTAGCGGTACAGCTTTTGAATACTGGGAAAGCATTGTTCGGGCTGTAGCAGAAAAGGCATTAAATCAAGAAACAGCCAGAGAAACCCCCGCTATTTTGCCCTATAAATTGTCAGACTTTGCTTATGTGGTGCTGGGTGAGCGTTTAGCCAATATGGTCGCTGATCAGCAGTTAAGCTATTGGCGTGTGGAAGATTTGGCGCCAGAAACCATTCTTGCTGCTATCCATGCTAAAGCCTGTTAA